In one Sebaldella sp. S0638 genomic region, the following are encoded:
- the nagA gene encoding N-acetylglucosamine-6-phosphate deacetylase, which produces MKKLIKNAAISLDNEIVSVNIIIENGKITGVSREKITDGINDTEIIDADNNLLIPGMIDVHIHGANNHDMMDGTEESIQVVSEECAKTGCTSFLVTSVSSSIEDLLKMIECVQKTVGEERGALIAGIHLEGPYLNPEKKGMQNEKYLRHPDIKEMELILSKAGSLVKMITIAPELPGGFELVEYLRKKGIIVSIAHSGATYEEAKHAFELGAEHITHCFNAMPQIHHRDPGLIVAAFEEEKVSLQAIIDGIHLHPAIVRLMYNIKGADKMVLITDALQAMNAGDGEYMFGGHHVKVENGVARLADGTLASSTVTMNKALKLSVEMGVTLHDAIKMASKTPAEILGISGKGQIKNGYDADLVLLDKDFNVVWTMINGNIMDFSRK; this is translated from the coding sequence ATGAAAAAACTGATAAAAAATGCTGCAATTTCACTGGATAATGAAATAGTCAGCGTGAATATAATTATAGAAAACGGGAAGATAACAGGTGTAAGTCGTGAAAAAATAACAGATGGTATAAATGATACAGAAATAATAGATGCTGATAATAATCTGCTGATTCCTGGAATGATAGATGTGCATATTCACGGGGCTAATAATCATGATATGATGGACGGGACGGAAGAAAGCATACAGGTCGTGTCTGAAGAATGTGCAAAGACAGGGTGTACTTCTTTTTTGGTAACTTCAGTGAGTTCTTCCATAGAGGATTTACTGAAAATGATAGAATGTGTACAAAAAACAGTTGGGGAAGAGAGAGGAGCCTTGATTGCGGGAATTCATCTTGAAGGGCCTTATCTAAATCCTGAAAAAAAAGGAATGCAGAATGAAAAGTATCTGAGACATCCTGATATTAAGGAAATGGAACTTATTCTAAGCAAGGCAGGTTCACTTGTAAAAATGATTACTATTGCCCCTGAACTTCCCGGAGGTTTTGAATTGGTGGAATATCTGAGAAAAAAAGGTATTATAGTTTCTATAGCGCATTCAGGTGCGACTTATGAAGAAGCGAAACATGCCTTTGAATTGGGCGCAGAGCATATTACGCATTGTTTTAATGCTATGCCGCAGATTCATCATAGAGATCCGGGACTTATAGTTGCAGCATTTGAAGAAGAAAAAGTTAGTTTACAGGCTATAATTGACGGTATACATTTACATCCTGCCATAGTCAGGCTCATGTATAATATAAAAGGAGCAGATAAAATGGTTCTTATCACAGATGCTTTACAGGCGATGAATGCAGGAGACGGTGAATATATGTTCGGCGGTCATCATGTAAAGGTGGAAAACGGGGTGGCAAGGCTTGCAGACGGGACGCTGGCTTCGAGTACCGTGACAATGAATAAGGCTTTGAAGCTGTCTGTGGAAATGGGAGTTACGCTTCATGATGCAATAAAAATGGCTTCTAAGACGCCGGCAGAAATTTTGGGGATATCTGGTAAAGGGCAGATAAAGAATGGTTATGATGCGGATTTGGTACTGCTTGATAAGGATTTTAACGTAGTGTGGACTATGATCAATGGGAATATTATGGATTTTAGCCGGAAGTAG
- the asnA gene encoding aspartate--ammonia ligase: MKVIVPENYKTPLNIRETEVAIKKLKDRFEDELSEKLNITRVSAPLFVIRNTGLNDNLSGHEHPVSFTAPNITDLSVEIVHSLAKWKRMALYRYDFQNGEGLYTDMNAIRREEETSNLHSIYVDQWDWERVIAKEDRTEDFLEVIVKKLFDVFKSVEAFTLGEYPELGEKWLPEKITFITTQELEDKYPGLNAKEREDAAAKEYGAIFLKKIGGVLKSGEKHDGRAPDYDDWNLNGDIIFWNPLLNCAIELSSMGIRVDSESLERQLHISNALDRLEMQYHQMVKENILPLTIGGGIGQSRICMYFLRKAHVGEVQASIWSEETEKICKENGINLL; the protein is encoded by the coding sequence ATGAAAGTTATAGTACCAGAAAATTATAAAACGCCTTTAAATATAAGGGAAACTGAAGTAGCAATAAAAAAGCTCAAAGACAGATTTGAGGATGAATTAAGTGAAAAGCTGAATATAACAAGAGTTTCAGCTCCGCTGTTTGTAATAAGAAATACAGGATTAAACGATAATCTGAGCGGGCATGAACATCCGGTGAGCTTTACAGCACCGAATATCACAGACCTTAGTGTAGAGATAGTACATTCACTTGCCAAATGGAAAAGAATGGCTTTATACAGATATGATTTTCAAAACGGAGAGGGTCTTTATACTGACATGAATGCGATCCGTCGTGAAGAAGAAACTTCAAATCTGCATTCTATATATGTGGATCAATGGGACTGGGAAAGAGTTATTGCTAAAGAGGACAGAACAGAAGATTTTCTTGAAGTAATTGTAAAAAAATTATTTGATGTATTTAAGTCTGTGGAGGCTTTTACTTTGGGAGAATATCCTGAACTTGGTGAAAAATGGCTTCCAGAGAAAATAACATTCATAACTACACAGGAACTTGAAGATAAATATCCGGGTCTTAATGCAAAAGAGAGGGAAGATGCCGCTGCGAAAGAATACGGGGCAATATTCCTAAAGAAAATCGGAGGTGTACTAAAATCAGGGGAAAAGCATGACGGAAGAGCTCCTGATTATGATGACTGGAATCTGAACGGGGATATAATATTCTGGAATCCGCTTTTGAATTGTGCGATAGAACTTTCATCAATGGGAATAAGAGTAGACAGTGAATCTCTTGAAAGACAGCTTCATATTTCAAATGCATTGGACAGATTAGAGATGCAGTATCATCAGATGGTAAAGGAGAACATACTTCCTCTTACTATAGGCGGAGGAATTGGGCAGTCGAGAATATGTATGTATTTTTTGAGAAAGGCTCACGTGGGAGAGGTTCAGGCTTCTATCTGGAGTGAAGAAACAGAAAAAATATGTAAGGAAAACGGAATTAATTTATTATAA
- the mprF gene encoding bifunctional lysylphosphatidylglycerol flippase/synthetase MprF, which yields MGFTDWAVAGLVLYLFLPEKPDFFLFLGIFCLAQFAGVVSNLPGGIGTFEFVFINLLGSSNGILAAIFLYRVVYYLVPLIGAIITYIIMEFTSKTEKIARTYEFLVPVLLAAFCFTSGIILLVSGSIPPAISRITFLEKIIPLGVLEISHFLGSIVGIVLILLSYAIKNRINLAYRISICTLILGIFSLLFKGAGYGTASVLLLVLILLIPSKKFFYRKSSLFHNGINLEWTVLIVMVLISSIWLGLFSYNKTPYSDLLWWQFEFHKGAPRVLRAIFAIGLFTFIFSIIKILRPVTQEKYTCLNDSKETVDEIMRDSSDSESNLVYLNDKRIYFSDNKKAFIMYGKYQNTRIVMGDPVGDENEISEIIWDYYLDTKNSLESIIFYEVGKENLHYYLDIGLTILKIGEEALVNLGDFSLKGDKKKTLRYTYNKLTKEEYEIKIIKKEEIEPYLDELERISDIWLETKKVREKSFSLGNFTKEYMRNFDTAVITKDNEIYAFANLFYSGDKNEISIDLMRYDVDKAPNGIMDFLFMKIMEYGKENGYKYFNLGMAPLSGIEDRNTGLVNLWNKAGIFIYKHGNHFYNFEGLKKFKNKFDPEWKPKYVAFYGNPFKIVSNTVSLISGGMKGFFKK from the coding sequence GTGGGATTTACCGACTGGGCTGTGGCAGGTCTTGTGCTGTATTTGTTTTTACCTGAAAAGCCTGATTTTTTCTTGTTTTTAGGTATTTTCTGCCTGGCACAGTTTGCAGGTGTGGTTAGTAATCTGCCCGGAGGAATAGGAACATTTGAATTTGTATTCATAAATCTTCTGGGAAGCAGCAACGGAATATTGGCGGCAATTTTCCTGTACAGGGTTGTATATTATCTTGTACCTTTAATCGGCGCAATAATAACATACATAATAATGGAGTTTACTTCAAAAACTGAGAAGATAGCAAGAACATATGAATTTCTCGTTCCAGTGCTTCTTGCGGCGTTTTGTTTTACCAGCGGGATAATACTTTTAGTATCAGGGTCTATACCGCCTGCGATCAGCAGAATAACTTTTCTGGAAAAAATTATTCCTTTAGGTGTATTAGAGATATCACACTTTTTGGGAAGTATAGTGGGAATAGTTCTTATACTGCTTAGTTATGCTATTAAAAACCGTATAAACCTCGCATACAGGATTTCTATATGTACTCTGATTCTGGGGATTTTTTCCCTGTTATTCAAAGGTGCAGGATACGGCACAGCATCTGTTTTACTTCTTGTACTGATTCTTTTGATTCCGTCAAAGAAGTTTTTTTACAGGAAAAGTTCCTTATTCCATAACGGAATAAATCTGGAATGGACAGTCTTAATTGTAATGGTACTTATATCATCAATATGGCTCGGCCTTTTTTCCTATAATAAAACACCGTACAGTGATCTGCTGTGGTGGCAGTTTGAGTTTCACAAGGGTGCGCCGAGGGTGCTGAGAGCTATCTTTGCAATTGGGTTATTCACCTTTATATTTTCCATAATAAAAATATTAAGGCCTGTAACTCAGGAAAAATATACCTGTCTAAATGATTCTAAAGAAACAGTGGATGAAATAATGAGAGATTCTTCTGATTCTGAGTCAAATCTTGTCTATCTGAATGATAAAAGAATATATTTCAGCGATAATAAAAAAGCCTTTATTATGTACGGGAAGTATCAGAATACCCGTATAGTAATGGGGGACCCCGTAGGTGACGAAAATGAAATTTCCGAAATTATCTGGGATTATTATCTGGATACCAAAAACAGCCTTGAGTCCATTATATTTTATGAAGTAGGTAAGGAAAACCTTCATTATTATCTGGACATAGGGCTGACAATACTGAAAATAGGCGAAGAGGCTCTGGTAAACCTTGGGGATTTTTCACTTAAAGGAGATAAAAAGAAGACTCTGAGGTATACATATAATAAGCTTACAAAAGAAGAGTACGAAATAAAGATTATAAAAAAAGAAGAGATAGAACCTTATCTTGATGAGCTGGAAAGAATATCGGATATCTGGCTTGAGACAAAAAAAGTAAGGGAAAAAAGTTTTTCACTGGGTAATTTTACAAAGGAATATATGAGAAATTTTGATACCGCAGTTATTACAAAAGACAATGAAATATATGCCTTTGCCAATTTATTTTATTCAGGGGATAAAAATGAAATATCAATAGATCTTATGAGATATGATGTAGATAAAGCACCAAACGGAATTATGGACTTTTTATTCATGAAAATAATGGAATACGGTAAGGAAAACGGATATAAATATTTTAATCTCGGGATGGCTCCTTTATCAGGGATAGAGGACAGGAATACAGGTCTGGTTAATCTGTGGAATAAAGCAGGAATATTTATATATAAACACGGAAATCATTTTTATAACTTTGAAGGATTGAAAAAATTCAAAAATAAATTTGATCCTGAATGGAAGCCTAAATATGTGGCTTTTTACGGAAACCCGTTTAAGATAGTAAGTAATACAGTTTCCTTGATTTCTGGCGGAATGAAAGGTTTCTTTAAAAAATAA
- a CDS encoding YbhN family protein: MKKKIILILKLLFFILILFLLYKELKNYNIRHIIEVVNEYSMSVILLGLFIAGLNYFILTFYDLLALRNEDEKLPFRKVIPVSFTAFAFGNSLGFSGISSSAIRLRLYGALKIPEGKIIKISLFTMVSFWVGLVNGCCCFSICQHENICGSADSSASGLLLENTRYKKAEYKEKYSIKADYSGIYRLGCGRSCAVFVFT, from the coding sequence ATGAAAAAGAAGATTATTTTAATACTAAAGCTGCTGTTCTTTATACTAATTCTCTTTTTACTATACAAAGAGCTGAAAAATTATAATATCAGGCATATTATAGAAGTGGTAAATGAGTACAGCATGTCAGTTATTCTTTTGGGACTTTTTATAGCAGGACTGAATTATTTTATACTGACTTTTTATGATTTGCTGGCTTTACGTAATGAAGATGAAAAGCTTCCGTTCAGGAAAGTGATTCCGGTTTCATTTACAGCCTTTGCATTTGGTAATAGTCTTGGTTTTTCGGGGATTTCATCTTCGGCAATCAGGCTTAGGCTGTACGGAGCATTAAAAATACCAGAAGGAAAAATAATAAAAATATCTTTATTTACAATGGTTTCATTCTGGGTGGGACTGGTAAACGGCTGCTGCTGTTTCAGCATCTGTCAGCATGAAAATATATGCGGTTCCGCTGATTCTTCTGCTAGTGGTCTACTGCTGGAAAATACCCGATATAAAAAAGCTGAGTATAAAGAGAAGTATAGTATTAAAGCAGATTATAGTGGGATTTACCGACTGGGCTGTGGCAGGTCTTGTGCTGTATTTGTTTTTACCTGA
- the bcp gene encoding thioredoxin-dependent thiol peroxidase, which produces MKAKDFTLQASNGKNVSLSDYKGKAVILYFYPKDSTPGCTTEACDFRDNSNEIKEGNAEILGISLDSINSHEKFIEKNDLPFLLLSDPDHKVCEMYGVWQLKKNYGKEYMGIVRSTFLIDKDQNIVKEWRNVRVKNHVEEVTVELKKLP; this is translated from the coding sequence ATGAAAGCAAAAGATTTCACACTTCAGGCGAGCAATGGTAAGAATGTAAGTCTGAGTGACTATAAAGGCAAAGCAGTAATATTATACTTTTATCCCAAAGATTCTACTCCGGGATGTACCACAGAAGCCTGTGATTTCAGGGATAATTCCAATGAGATAAAAGAAGGAAATGCAGAAATACTGGGGATAAGTCTGGATTCTATAAACAGCCATGAAAAATTTATAGAGAAAAATGATCTTCCGTTTCTATTATTAAGCGATCCTGATCATAAAGTATGTGAAATGTACGGAGTGTGGCAGTTAAAGAAAAATTACGGAAAAGAGTATATGGGAATAGTAAGGAGTACATTTCTGATAGACAAAGATCAGAATATAGTGAAAGAATGGAGAAATGTGAGAGTAAAGAATCACGTGGAAGAAGTAACGGTGGAATTGAAAAAATTACCTTAA
- a CDS encoding HIRAN domain-containing protein: MMSNRFEGIKLEFEGLFYGGSYEIEIFSDGRFYYSFIENESIEIQRGCFQILQKEIMMFEELMEHFELLKKQGNYTVTEFRFGNSLLLLQRNGRKEKIEVGKNMIFEYSKLLMDKYMKSTKRVFLLDTYLDGTKYIRNFNWKIKNITTLDLFREFSGTYINMVAAYNERKEKVGYVPKEHSEVLARLVDSGKKLYALAIPTDEAIALKIYMYD; this comes from the coding sequence ATGATGTCTAACAGATTTGAAGGAATAAAGCTGGAGTTTGAAGGGTTATTTTATGGAGGAAGTTATGAGATAGAAATTTTTTCTGATGGTAGGTTTTATTATTCATTTATCGAAAATGAGTCTATAGAAATACAAAGAGGCTGTTTTCAGATTTTGCAGAAAGAAATAATGATGTTTGAAGAACTGATGGAGCATTTTGAACTGTTGAAAAAACAGGGAAATTATACTGTTACTGAATTCAGATTCGGGAATAGTCTTCTTCTTTTGCAGAGAAACGGAAGAAAAGAGAAGATAGAAGTAGGAAAGAATATGATATTTGAATATTCAAAGCTGCTTATGGATAAATATATGAAAAGTACAAAGAGAGTATTTCTTCTGGATACATATCTGGACGGAACTAAATATATAAGAAATTTTAACTGGAAAATCAAGAATATTACTACACTTGATCTGTTCAGGGAATTTTCCGGGACATATATAAATATGGTGGCTGCATATAATGAAAGAAAAGAAAAAGTAGGTTATGTACCCAAAGAACACAGCGAAGTCCTTGCGAGGCTTGTGGATTCGGGAAAGAAGCTCTATGCTCTTGCGATACCCACTGATGAAGCAATAGCACTAAAAATTTATATGTATGATTAA
- a CDS encoding HAD-IB family hydrolase, which yields MKKNIGAFFDIDGTIYRDSLLIEHFKMLVKYEFINMSSWTGRVKQKFEHWEKRNGNYDDYLLELVETYVDALKNLNKTDVEFLAKRVIDLKWERVYRYTRQKLKEHKEKKHKIIIISGSPDFLVGKMAQKYEVDDFMSSQYIVDENNIFTGEVIPMWDAKSKKKAINYFCEKYNIDFAKSYAYGDTTGDLTMFKNVKFPVAINPAMRLIKKIKKDKELSERIQIIVERKDVIYSLDSHVKVL from the coding sequence ATGAAAAAAAATATAGGTGCATTTTTTGATATAGATGGTACAATTTACAGAGATTCACTTTTAATAGAACATTTTAAGATGCTCGTAAAATATGAATTTATTAATATGTCTTCATGGACCGGCCGTGTAAAGCAGAAGTTTGAACACTGGGAAAAAAGGAATGGGAACTATGACGACTATTTGCTGGAATTAGTAGAAACTTATGTAGATGCATTAAAAAATTTGAATAAAACTGATGTAGAGTTCCTTGCCAAAAGAGTAATTGATTTGAAATGGGAAAGGGTTTACAGGTATACAAGGCAAAAATTAAAAGAGCACAAAGAAAAAAAACATAAAATAATTATAATATCAGGAAGTCCGGATTTTCTTGTAGGAAAAATGGCACAAAAGTATGAAGTGGATGATTTTATGTCATCACAGTATATTGTGGATGAAAACAATATATTTACCGGGGAGGTAATTCCTATGTGGGATGCAAAAAGTAAGAAAAAAGCCATTAATTATTTTTGTGAGAAATATAATATAGATTTCGCAAAATCTTATGCATACGGAGATACCACAGGTGATCTGACAATGTTTAAAAATGTGAAATTTCCTGTAGCAATAAATCCTGCTATGAGACTGATAAAAAAAATAAAAAAAGATAAGGAATTATCTGAAAGAATACAGATAATTGTGGAAAGAAAGGATGTTATTTACAGCCTTGATTCTCATGTAAAGGTATTATAA